The following are from one region of the Rhodopirellula sp. P2 genome:
- a CDS encoding DUF58 domain-containing protein — protein sequence MSEQHTPREFLEPTVLAGLSGLPLFARRPMRGNVSGRHTSPMRGASVEFAEYRKYVPGDDLRRLDWRAHGRSDRYYVKEFEADTNLRLQLVLDTSGSMEYGSGELNKLQYARRIAAAIGYLAVQQGDAVGLSCVSNGITGHLPPRRNPAHLKTIFDALEETRGQGETHLADVLHELAETTRQAAMVIVISDFFVDPDQLRSCFEHLRFRKHDLSLFHLLDPMELNFEFSRPTRFLDMEGGTAIFAEPSEIADRYHDALQSYLDQLQRIVVSSGVDYHRVSIDQPYPEVLTNFLTRRAMAKGGR from the coding sequence TTGTCCGAACAACACACTCCTCGCGAATTTCTGGAACCGACTGTCTTGGCAGGCTTGTCGGGGTTGCCTTTGTTTGCGCGCCGGCCAATGCGAGGCAATGTTTCTGGTCGGCACACCAGCCCCATGCGGGGCGCCAGTGTGGAGTTCGCCGAGTACCGGAAGTACGTGCCCGGCGATGACCTCAGGCGACTGGACTGGCGAGCCCATGGTCGCAGCGATCGCTACTACGTCAAAGAGTTCGAAGCGGACACCAACCTGCGATTGCAACTGGTTTTGGACACCAGCGGCTCAATGGAATATGGCTCCGGTGAACTCAATAAATTGCAGTACGCTCGTCGGATCGCCGCGGCGATTGGCTACTTGGCCGTGCAACAGGGCGACGCCGTGGGACTGTCGTGTGTCAGCAATGGCATCACCGGTCACCTGCCTCCACGCCGCAACCCGGCTCACCTCAAAACCATCTTCGATGCCCTCGAAGAAACTCGCGGCCAAGGCGAAACCCATCTCGCCGATGTCTTGCATGAATTGGCCGAGACAACCCGCCAAGCCGCGATGGTGATCGTGATCTCGGACTTCTTCGTCGATCCGGATCAACTGCGAAGCTGCTTTGAACACTTGCGATTCCGCAAACACGATCTGTCACTGTTCCATCTGCTCGATCCGATGGAACTGAACTTCGAATTTTCCCGGCCGACCCGCTTCCTCGACATGGAAGGAGGCACGGCCATCTTCGCGGAACCAAGCGAGATTGCGGATCGGTATCACGATGCCTTGCAAAGTTACTTGGATCAACTGCAACGGATCGTGGTGTCCTCCGGCGTCGACTACCACCGCGTCAGCATTGATCAACCGTACCCCGAAGTGCTGACGAACTTCTTGACCCGACGTGCGATGGCAAAGGGGGGACGATGA
- a CDS encoding AAA family ATPase, with protein sequence MSHSAVSNPSSASSVTEPSLSDDDVQAVDRLGRLTQQLRDELARVIVGQRETVDLLLVCLFARRHALLMGVPGLAKTLLVSKLAETMSLQFSRIQFTPDLMPMDITGTDILQDNGDGRREFQFAHGPVFANIVLADEINRAPPKTQAAMLEAMQEQRITVVGKGFDLPPPFMVLATQNPVEQEGTYPLPEAQLDRFMALIELDYPSEEEEIAIARTTTGGRLPELQHLMTAENIIANQDLVRRIPVPDHIYTEAAQLVRKTRPAGGTAPSWLLPLVSWGAGPRAVQDLILGAKSHAALEGSYMVRTEDVRAVAQPVLTHRLITTFAAQAEGMSARDIVARLLEEEG encoded by the coding sequence ATGTCGCATTCGGCGGTCTCCAATCCTTCATCCGCTTCCTCGGTGACCGAACCATCGCTGAGCGATGACGATGTCCAAGCGGTCGATCGCCTCGGACGGTTGACCCAGCAACTCCGAGACGAGTTGGCTCGTGTGATCGTTGGCCAACGCGAGACGGTCGACTTGTTGTTGGTGTGTCTGTTTGCCCGGCGGCACGCTTTGCTGATGGGTGTCCCGGGACTCGCCAAGACACTGCTGGTCAGCAAGCTCGCCGAAACGATGTCGCTGCAGTTCAGTCGCATTCAGTTCACACCGGACTTGATGCCCATGGACATCACCGGCACCGACATCTTGCAAGACAACGGCGACGGGCGTCGCGAGTTCCAATTTGCTCACGGTCCCGTGTTCGCCAACATCGTGCTGGCCGACGAAATCAACCGAGCACCACCCAAGACCCAGGCCGCGATGCTGGAAGCGATGCAAGAGCAACGCATCACAGTCGTTGGCAAAGGCTTTGACTTGCCCCCACCGTTCATGGTGCTCGCAACTCAGAACCCAGTCGAACAAGAGGGCACGTACCCGTTGCCGGAAGCTCAACTGGATCGCTTCATGGCCTTGATCGAACTGGACTACCCATCCGAAGAAGAAGAGATCGCGATCGCGCGCACGACCACCGGCGGACGCCTGCCTGAACTCCAGCACTTGATGACGGCAGAAAACATCATCGCCAATCAAGACTTGGTGCGGCGTATCCCGGTGCCCGATCACATCTACACGGAAGCCGCCCAATTGGTCCGCAAGACTCGACCGGCCGGCGGAACCGCGCCGTCCTGGTTGCTGCCCTTGGTGTCCTGGGGTGCTGGTCCACGAGCGGTTCAGGATTTGATCTTGGGCGCCAAGTCTCACGCCGCCTTGGAAGGTTCGTACATGGTCCGCACCGAAGACGTTCGCGCGGTGGCTCAGCCCGTGCTGACTCACCGACTGATCACCACCTTCGCCGCCCAAGCCGAAGGCATGTCCGCTCGAGACATCGTCGCCCGATTGCTCGAGGAGGAAGGCTAG
- a CDS encoding nucleotide exchange factor GrpE produces MNEPSKEEFQSEDESLDSQANASFENDSATNDEAFSQAGEETRDEEMMRLRGEVEEANKRVLQAQAEAENFRKRLRRDTEAQLKFAGMPLVTDILQVRDNLLRAIDAATAAGEGESVAGLVEGVSMVRKQLDDVLAKHAIKEIPAAGELFDPNFHEAISQMPHPEIASGMVAHVATPGFQMHDRVVRPAQVVVSTGDGSA; encoded by the coding sequence ATGAACGAACCATCCAAAGAAGAATTCCAATCCGAAGACGAATCATTGGACTCCCAAGCCAACGCTTCGTTCGAAAACGATTCCGCCACCAACGACGAAGCCTTCTCCCAAGCCGGTGAGGAAACTCGCGACGAAGAAATGATGCGTCTGCGTGGCGAAGTGGAAGAAGCGAACAAGCGTGTTTTGCAAGCCCAAGCCGAAGCGGAGAACTTCCGCAAACGCTTGCGACGCGACACCGAAGCCCAACTGAAATTCGCTGGCATGCCGCTGGTCACCGACATCCTCCAAGTCCGCGACAACCTGTTGCGAGCGATCGACGCAGCAACCGCTGCGGGGGAAGGGGAATCGGTCGCCGGATTGGTCGAAGGTGTTTCCATGGTTCGCAAGCAGCTCGATGACGTGCTGGCCAAACACGCGATCAAAGAGATCCCGGCCGCAGGCGAACTGTTCGACCCGAACTTTCACGAAGCCATCTCGCAAATGCCTCATCCTGAGATCGCCTCGGGCATGGTGGCTCACGTCGCCACACCTGGCTTCCAAATGCATGACCGCGTTGTGCGTCCGGCTCAAGTCGTCGTCAGCACCGGTGATGGCTCCGCCTGA
- a CDS encoding MBL fold metallo-hydrolase produces the protein MDVLCLQSGSSGNCVFVDTGSVCLLFDAGISFRKVQTRLNEAGRDASEIDAIVISHEHRDHIGCLGVLNRKLNVPIHISRRTLRATESRVPLGPVQDIQHFVPGESFTVGQTTIETMPTPHDGVDGAAFTLDNGCSRFGLWTDLGCVFDDLLASVNTLDALLIESNYDEDMLAASAYPDFLRDRISGSGGHISNREAAEVISHASDHLQWACLAHLSDENNDPDVTLRTHRECLGDQLHLICADRHLATQALRVSPSKNQKLTQQLFF, from the coding sequence ATGGATGTTCTGTGTTTGCAATCAGGAAGCAGCGGCAACTGTGTCTTCGTCGACACGGGCTCGGTATGCCTGCTCTTTGATGCGGGAATCAGTTTCCGCAAAGTCCAAACACGCTTGAACGAAGCCGGGCGTGATGCCTCGGAAATCGATGCCATCGTGATCTCGCACGAACACCGCGACCACATCGGTTGCCTGGGCGTCCTGAACCGCAAACTGAACGTGCCGATTCACATCAGTCGGCGAACCCTGCGAGCGACCGAAAGCCGCGTTCCACTTGGCCCCGTCCAAGACATCCAGCACTTCGTTCCCGGCGAATCATTCACGGTCGGCCAGACGACCATCGAAACCATGCCCACGCCGCACGACGGAGTCGACGGGGCCGCCTTCACACTCGACAACGGATGCTCTCGATTTGGATTGTGGACGGATCTGGGATGTGTCTTCGATGACCTGCTCGCCAGCGTCAACACGCTCGATGCATTGCTCATCGAAAGCAACTACGACGAAGACATGCTGGCCGCCTCGGCCTACCCCGACTTCCTTCGCGATCGCATCTCGGGTTCCGGCGGGCACATCTCCAACCGCGAAGCCGCGGAAGTGATCTCGCACGCCAGCGACCATCTGCAGTGGGCCTGCTTGGCTCACCTTTCCGACGAGAACAACGACCCCGACGTGACGCTGCGAACCCACCGTGAATGCCTCGGCGATCAACTGCACCTGATCTGTGCCGACCGCCATCTCGCGACGCAAGCCCTTCGGGTCTCCCCCTCGAAGAACCAAAAACTCACGCAGCAGCTGTTCTTCTAA
- a CDS encoding L-serine ammonia-lyase, iron-sulfur-dependent, subunit alpha: MTVSIFNDVIGPVMRGPSSSHCAAALRIGRLARDLVGGDLQHVLIQFDESGSLPATHTSQGSDMGLFGGLLGWEAHDERLPNSRQHLIDNGIAFEFEYGDFGDAHPNTYRLTVCGEQESHTLIAISTGGGMIEVTSIDDFEVRMDGGFDETLVRLNAPACDDTIQALDCESLAKELLADHVHVRTSDQNVMLQIQSSQRLESATLQRSLPWESSEPIVRLAPVLPIRSRPQAKLPFQDCSTLTSLAEVDSKPLWKWAVEYETQRGGLTEREVLDRMIKIVQIARTSIESGLNGTEYADRVLGYQSGGFRDKLQSGQLLDAGALNQIVLYTTAMMEVKSSMGVIIAAPTAGACAALPATCLAMGESLSLSDEEIAKAFLAAGLIGVFIATAWSFAAEVGGCQAEGGSAAAMSAAALVTMAGGTTTQATGAASMALQNMLGLICDPVANRVEVPCLGKNVIAASNAISCANMCLAGFDPVIPLDETIDAARRVSERMPREHRCTALGGLATTPTSLQIEKRLQQCGSGCGCSGGAAPIQLDAKVPTAT, from the coding sequence ATGACCGTCAGCATCTTCAATGACGTCATCGGCCCGGTGATGCGTGGCCCCAGCAGTTCGCACTGCGCCGCGGCACTTCGAATTGGGCGTCTGGCCCGTGATTTGGTGGGGGGCGACCTCCAGCATGTGCTGATCCAGTTCGACGAATCCGGATCGCTACCCGCGACCCACACCAGCCAAGGATCCGACATGGGGCTGTTCGGCGGGCTGCTGGGATGGGAAGCCCACGACGAACGCCTGCCCAACTCTCGCCAACACTTGATCGACAATGGCATCGCCTTTGAATTCGAATACGGCGACTTCGGCGACGCTCACCCGAACACTTACCGCCTGACGGTTTGCGGCGAACAAGAGTCGCACACGTTGATCGCGATCTCGACCGGTGGGGGCATGATTGAGGTCACCTCCATCGATGACTTCGAGGTCCGCATGGACGGCGGCTTTGACGAGACCTTGGTTCGCCTCAATGCTCCCGCCTGCGACGACACCATCCAAGCCCTGGATTGTGAGTCGCTGGCGAAAGAACTGCTGGCTGACCATGTCCATGTACGGACATCCGATCAAAATGTGATGCTGCAGATTCAATCCAGCCAACGCTTGGAATCCGCGACGCTACAAAGATCACTTCCATGGGAAAGCTCCGAGCCGATCGTTCGGCTGGCCCCCGTGCTTCCCATCCGCTCGCGTCCCCAGGCAAAGCTCCCCTTTCAAGATTGCAGCACGCTGACATCGCTAGCCGAGGTGGATTCCAAGCCACTTTGGAAATGGGCGGTTGAATACGAAACGCAGCGTGGCGGCTTGACCGAACGCGAAGTCCTGGATCGCATGATCAAGATCGTTCAGATCGCCCGCACCAGCATTGAGTCCGGTCTGAACGGAACCGAGTACGCCGACCGAGTGCTCGGATACCAGTCCGGCGGTTTTCGCGACAAGTTGCAGTCCGGTCAGTTGCTCGACGCGGGTGCGCTGAACCAAATCGTGCTTTACACGACCGCCATGATGGAAGTGAAAAGCTCGATGGGCGTCATCATTGCCGCTCCCACTGCGGGAGCCTGCGCGGCACTGCCAGCGACTTGCTTGGCGATGGGCGAGTCCTTGTCACTCTCCGACGAAGAAATCGCCAAAGCGTTTCTGGCGGCCGGTTTGATCGGCGTGTTCATCGCGACCGCCTGGAGCTTCGCTGCCGAAGTCGGTGGATGCCAAGCCGAAGGTGGCTCGGCCGCAGCGATGTCCGCGGCAGCACTGGTCACGATGGCGGGTGGAACAACCACGCAAGCCACCGGCGCCGCATCGATGGCTCTGCAAAACATGTTGGGCCTGATCTGCGATCCGGTTGCCAACCGTGTGGAAGTCCCCTGCTTGGGCAAGAACGTGATCGCGGCCAGCAACGCGATCTCCTGTGCCAACATGTGCTTGGCTGGATTCGATCCCGTCATCCCACTGGACGAAACCATCGACGCGGCTCGCCGAGTCTCCGAACGGATGCCGCGTGAACATCGCTGCACCGCCCTGGGCGGCTTGGCCACCACGCCAACATCCCTGCAGATCGAAAAGCGACTGCAACAATGCGGCAGCGGATGTGGATGCAGCGGCGGAGCGGCTCCCATTCAATTGGACGCCAAGGTGCCCACTGCGACTTGA
- a CDS encoding squalene--hopene cyclase produces MSPNAILALLMIGTFFSTPAQAQFPTAQLGDVVPRDVREIYEKGLQYLAKSQTETGEWSGGSYAGPGVTGMAVMTFLASGEDPNYGIYSSNIRRGLISIVNSQDSNSGILGGNSGPGGHASMYNHGFAMLALAEAYGVVNERLLTTGGKKLDRSLGEALELAVRGAVTSQKKNSYGGWRYGADAKDADTSVSGAVMVGLLAARNAGVKVPDEAIDRGVAYFKSMTSSSGQVAYAGLGGFDNSTPRISIGCLVYAVSRRKDMPEFKTTLTALTNQMDTSGGSYKSYGNYYQAQALFQGDVDAWEKWNKDLIRQLKASQSDDGSFSGNFGPTVETSLSLLAMALNFRFLPIYER; encoded by the coding sequence ATGAGCCCCAACGCGATCCTCGCTTTGCTGATGATCGGAACATTCTTTTCAACCCCCGCCCAAGCCCAATTCCCGACCGCACAACTCGGCGATGTGGTCCCGCGTGATGTTCGAGAGATCTACGAAAAAGGCCTTCAGTATCTGGCCAAATCACAAACCGAGACGGGCGAATGGTCCGGCGGATCCTACGCCGGCCCCGGCGTGACCGGCATGGCCGTGATGACGTTCCTGGCCTCGGGTGAGGACCCCAACTACGGCATCTACAGCAGCAACATCCGCCGCGGGTTGATCAGCATCGTCAACTCACAAGATTCCAACTCGGGCATCCTGGGCGGCAACAGCGGCCCCGGCGGCCACGCCAGCATGTACAACCACGGCTTCGCAATGTTGGCTCTCGCCGAAGCCTACGGTGTGGTCAACGAACGCCTGCTCACCACCGGCGGCAAGAAACTGGATCGCTCGCTCGGCGAAGCCCTGGAACTCGCCGTTCGCGGCGCAGTGACCTCGCAAAAGAAGAACTCCTACGGGGGCTGGCGATACGGCGCGGATGCCAAAGACGCCGACACCTCCGTCAGTGGCGCTGTCATGGTCGGATTGCTGGCGGCCCGCAACGCGGGCGTCAAGGTTCCCGATGAAGCGATCGACCGCGGTGTGGCCTATTTCAAATCCATGACCAGCTCGTCCGGACAAGTCGCTTACGCTGGACTGGGTGGGTTTGACAATTCGACACCGCGAATTTCGATTGGGTGCTTGGTCTATGCCGTCTCACGCCGAAAAGACATGCCCGAATTCAAAACCACCTTGACCGCGTTGACCAACCAAATGGACACCTCCGGTGGGTCCTACAAAAGCTACGGAAACTACTACCAAGCCCAGGCGTTGTTCCAAGGCGATGTCGATGCCTGGGAAAAATGGAACAAGGATTTGATCCGTCAACTCAAGGCCAGCCAGAGCGACGATGGAAGCTTCTCGGGCAACTTTGGCCCCACCGTTGAAACCTCGTTGTCGCTGTTGGCCATGGCGCTCAACTTCCGCTTCTTGCCGATCTACGAACGATGA
- a CDS encoding BatA domain-containing protein: protein MSFLQPWMLLALPIALLPILIHLINQRRYQTTQWAAMRFLLAANRMNRGYARIRQWAILALRTLVLLALIVAIGRPLASGSLGGGLVGSLSGGSSANTIVLLDRSPSMNANAAGDSRTKLQAGVAQIAETLQTLGAGRVLLIDSNTVAAAESSPARELASPEELLDLPQTGPSDASADIPAMMLAALDTIQANSMGQTDVWICSDAREHDWQSRDGRWPTLREALAQFGRRVRFRLLTVAGTDQPNRAIRIDDIVLRSEGDERVLMLSGKLQSGSENSDTANAPAPSIRMDLDGAESIVELPLDSGSGEFTDLRVPLDREQVSGLGHVSLPADGNNADNTYYFVFDEPPPRKSVVVSSNEDVANVLRLAAEITPDPNIEASAEVLLPAEVPSIAWDETALLLWQAPLPTGASNAELRKRLESFLDRGGRVIFFPPDNPDPNAELFGVSYSPWTDLKDDVSIATWRGEADLLGKTLAGASLPVGKLKVHRLAALSGETTPLAKLSNDEPVMVRVPTPRGGVYFCGTTPAAEDSTLSSDGVVLYVMIQRALVDGAASLANTGRLDAGTVDAEVAASWKRLQGPDDSLSTEHAFTAGVYADGDRFNAINRSAGEDATDTLEESQIDDLFQGLVLERVNQTAGESNSLVDEVWRAFLILMLIAMVGEAILCLPRQSAQPASPSVGGATA from the coding sequence ATGAGCTTTCTCCAACCTTGGATGCTGCTCGCCCTGCCGATCGCTTTGCTGCCGATCCTGATCCACTTGATCAACCAGCGTCGTTATCAAACGACGCAGTGGGCCGCGATGAGGTTCCTGCTGGCCGCAAACCGAATGAATCGAGGTTACGCTCGCATTCGCCAGTGGGCCATTCTGGCTTTGCGAACCCTGGTGCTGTTGGCCTTGATCGTTGCCATCGGACGACCACTCGCCAGCGGTTCGCTGGGTGGCGGTTTGGTCGGCTCACTCTCAGGCGGCTCGTCCGCGAACACGATCGTGCTGCTGGATCGATCGCCCTCGATGAACGCCAACGCGGCGGGTGACTCGCGAACCAAACTGCAAGCCGGTGTGGCTCAAATCGCTGAAACATTGCAAACACTCGGTGCCGGCCGAGTCCTGCTGATCGACAGCAACACGGTCGCGGCGGCCGAATCATCCCCCGCGCGAGAACTGGCGTCTCCCGAAGAACTGCTGGACCTCCCGCAAACGGGCCCGTCGGATGCATCGGCAGACATCCCTGCGATGATGCTGGCGGCACTCGACACCATCCAAGCCAACTCGATGGGACAAACCGATGTTTGGATTTGCTCGGATGCTCGCGAACACGATTGGCAATCGCGAGACGGACGTTGGCCCACGCTTCGCGAAGCCCTCGCCCAATTCGGACGCCGAGTCCGGTTCCGTCTGTTGACCGTCGCGGGAACGGACCAACCCAACCGAGCGATCCGCATCGACGACATCGTCCTGCGATCCGAAGGCGATGAACGTGTGCTGATGCTGTCGGGCAAACTTCAAAGCGGTTCTGAAAACAGCGACACGGCGAACGCACCCGCGCCATCGATCCGCATGGATCTGGATGGAGCTGAATCGATTGTTGAACTGCCACTTGATTCCGGTTCGGGTGAATTCACGGACTTGCGAGTCCCCTTGGATCGTGAACAAGTGAGCGGACTGGGTCACGTGTCGTTGCCCGCCGATGGGAACAACGCCGACAACACGTATTACTTTGTCTTTGACGAACCACCGCCACGAAAAAGCGTGGTGGTGTCCTCGAACGAGGACGTTGCCAACGTGCTGCGATTGGCCGCCGAGATCACTCCCGATCCAAACATCGAGGCTTCCGCTGAAGTCCTGCTGCCCGCCGAAGTGCCATCGATCGCCTGGGATGAAACCGCACTCTTGCTTTGGCAAGCCCCACTGCCCACCGGCGCGTCCAACGCCGAACTTCGTAAACGCTTGGAATCGTTCCTGGACCGCGGGGGCCGAGTGATCTTCTTTCCGCCCGACAATCCTGATCCCAACGCGGAATTGTTTGGCGTGTCGTATTCTCCCTGGACGGACTTGAAAGACGACGTCTCGATCGCGACTTGGCGAGGTGAAGCCGACTTGCTCGGCAAGACATTGGCGGGAGCGTCCCTGCCGGTTGGAAAACTGAAGGTGCATCGTCTGGCGGCCCTGTCCGGTGAAACCACCCCGCTGGCCAAACTCTCCAATGACGAACCGGTGATGGTCCGAGTCCCCACGCCTCGCGGTGGCGTTTACTTTTGTGGCACGACCCCGGCGGCAGAGGATTCGACCCTTTCATCGGACGGTGTTGTGCTTTACGTGATGATCCAGCGAGCCTTGGTCGACGGTGCTGCGTCGCTGGCCAACACAGGTCGCTTGGATGCGGGAACGGTCGATGCAGAAGTAGCCGCGAGTTGGAAACGATTGCAAGGGCCGGACGATTCGCTTTCAACAGAACACGCTTTCACCGCAGGGGTCTACGCCGATGGTGACCGCTTCAACGCGATCAATCGATCCGCCGGAGAAGACGCCACCGACACACTGGAAGAATCCCAAATCGACGACCTCTTTCAAGGTTTGGTGTTGGAACGCGTCAACCAAACCGCGGGCGAGTCCAATTCCTTGGTCGATGAAGTCTGGCGAGCGTTCCTGATCTTGATGCTGATCGCGATGGTCGGCGAAGCCATCCTGTGTTTGCCGCGGCAATCCGCCCAACCAGCCTCCCCATCCGTCGGAGGTGCCACGGCATGA
- a CDS encoding DUF1559 domain-containing protein yields MMRQATEAYAERVSALVKEAIQPIREGTDLTIAVESQMGIASTGVLVGLLLPAVQAARQAARRMQSSNNIKQIMLAMHNHHAAFSELPLSAIVDDDGNPLLSWRVALLPFHDENELYQQFRLDEPWDSEHNLPLAQQIPSVYQPPGVLVPPGHTIYQAVVGDTIGLKPRQRTGFREFLDGLSNSVLVLETNAEQAVVWTKPEDIAIDLDDPLNGLGQAWQGGFHVGMGDGAVKFISEAIDPDLFRKLLTRAGREPVDIP; encoded by the coding sequence ATGATGCGGCAGGCAACAGAAGCGTATGCCGAGCGAGTCTCAGCCTTAGTGAAGGAGGCGATTCAGCCAATTCGCGAGGGCACGGATCTGACCATCGCGGTGGAGTCGCAGATGGGAATCGCATCGACCGGCGTGTTGGTGGGGTTGTTGCTGCCGGCTGTGCAAGCTGCCAGACAAGCGGCGCGTCGGATGCAGTCATCCAACAACATCAAGCAGATCATGTTGGCGATGCACAATCACCACGCCGCTTTTAGCGAACTGCCTCTCTCTGCCATCGTGGATGACGATGGGAATCCGTTGCTGAGTTGGCGAGTGGCTTTGTTGCCCTTCCATGACGAGAATGAGCTGTACCAGCAATTCCGATTGGACGAACCCTGGGACAGCGAGCACAACCTTCCCTTGGCTCAGCAGATCCCTTCGGTCTATCAGCCGCCCGGCGTGCTCGTCCCGCCTGGGCACACGATCTACCAAGCCGTCGTCGGCGACACGATTGGTCTGAAACCGAGGCAGCGAACTGGGTTTCGGGAATTCTTGGACGGACTTTCGAATTCCGTTTTGGTTTTGGAAACGAATGCGGAGCAAGCCGTTGTCTGGACCAAGCCGGAGGACATTGCGATTGACCTGGACGATCCGCTGAACGGGCTGGGGCAGGCTTGGCAGGGAGGGTTTCACGTCGGCATGGGTGACGGCGCCGTGAAGTTCATCTCCGAGGCGATCGACCCAGACCTCTTTCGGAAGCTCCTGACGCGAGCCGGGCGCGAACCGGTTGATATCCCTTAA
- a CDS encoding endonuclease domain-containing protein: MPIRQPPQFTQNARELRTHQTKPESLVWTLLRNRRLNGHKFRRQFPIPPFIADFACVEKRLIVELDGDYHEHQEQQDMNRTARLNREGWTVIRFRNTDVLENTEAVGVAILRAMGEEWKSHE, translated from the coding sequence ATGCCAATCCGCCAACCACCTCAATTCACCCAAAACGCACGCGAACTTCGCACCCACCAAACCAAGCCCGAATCACTCGTCTGGACACTCCTCCGCAACCGTCGACTCAACGGACACAAATTCCGACGCCAGTTTCCAATCCCGCCTTTCATCGCTGACTTCGCCTGCGTCGAGAAACGATTGATCGTTGAACTCGATGGCGACTACCACGAACATCAAGAGCAACAAGACATGAACCGAACAGCTCGATTGAACCGCGAAGGATGGACCGTGATTCGTTTTCGAAACACAGATGTCTTGGAGAACACTGAAGCGGTTGGTGTCGCGATTCTGCGGGCGATGGGGGAGGAATGGAAAAGTCATGAATGA
- a CDS encoding FmdB family zinc ribbon protein, with protein MPTYDYLCEACGHELEVFQGINDEVLKKCPECKKNKLQRQFGTGAAIVFKGSGFYQTDYRSESYKKGQSADKPKAEPKGDGKKSDSKAKKSKD; from the coding sequence ATGCCGACTTACGATTATCTGTGCGAAGCTTGTGGTCACGAGTTGGAAGTGTTCCAAGGCATCAACGACGAAGTGCTGAAGAAGTGCCCGGAATGCAAAAAGAACAAACTGCAACGCCAGTTTGGAACCGGGGCTGCAATCGTCTTCAAAGGCAGCGGTTTCTACCAAACCGACTACCGCAGCGAGAGCTACAAAAAAGGTCAGAGCGCCGACAAACCCAAGGCGGAACCCAAAGGCGATGGAAAAAAGAGCGACAGCAAAGCGAAGAAGTCGAAGGACTGA
- the dnaJ gene encoding molecular chaperone DnaJ has product MATQTCYYEVLKVERTATKQQVDRAYRKLAIKYHPDSNRDDETATTKFKEATEAYEVLSDANKRARYDQYGHAGVEGTTQQYGDVEDIFEAFGDLFGGGFGDIFGGGSRRGGGGRRRVRRGADVRCDVTLTLEEAARGCHKDIVFRRRVSCDTCDGSGAAAGSEPVTCTMCGGQGQVIQSAGILRVQTTCPTCKGAGKQIGEPCGKCRGTGTQNKKAEMNVEIPAGVDDGMRVRLQGEGEPSPDGGPSGDCYCFISVKEHDLFKREGQHLILQMPISYAQAALGAAINVPTLDGPHELTVPSGTQTGHVFTIRGQGIVDPRSGRTGDLLVQIFIEVPKKLSDKQQKLLRELAELDHDSVLPERTSFLDKLRHFFDPEPEDANTGSTDTEKDS; this is encoded by the coding sequence ATGGCCACCCAAACCTGCTACTACGAAGTGCTGAAGGTCGAGCGAACGGCCACGAAGCAGCAGGTCGATCGCGCGTACCGCAAACTTGCTATCAAGTACCACCCCGATAGCAACCGGGACGACGAAACCGCGACGACAAAATTCAAAGAAGCCACCGAAGCCTACGAAGTCCTCAGCGACGCCAACAAGCGAGCCCGGTACGACCAATACGGCCACGCCGGGGTCGAAGGCACCACGCAACAATACGGCGATGTCGAAGACATCTTCGAAGCCTTCGGCGACCTGTTCGGCGGCGGTTTTGGCGACATCTTTGGCGGAGGCTCCCGGCGGGGCGGTGGCGGGCGACGACGTGTTCGACGCGGCGCCGATGTTCGCTGCGATGTCACGCTGACACTCGAAGAAGCCGCTCGTGGATGCCACAAAGACATCGTCTTCCGTCGCCGCGTTTCGTGCGACACCTGCGACGGCAGTGGTGCTGCCGCAGGCAGCGAACCGGTCACCTGCACCATGTGCGGCGGACAGGGACAAGTCATCCAGTCCGCAGGCATCCTGCGTGTCCAAACGACTTGCCCAACCTGCAAAGGCGCTGGCAAACAAATCGGCGAACCCTGCGGGAAATGCCGTGGCACAGGAACACAAAACAAAAAGGCCGAGATGAACGTTGAGATCCCCGCGGGGGTCGACGACGGCATGCGAGTCCGCTTGCAGGGCGAGGGCGAACCCAGCCCCGATGGTGGCCCCAGCGGCGATTGCTACTGCTTCATCTCCGTCAAAGAACACGATCTGTTCAAACGCGAAGGCCAGCATCTGATTTTGCAGATGCCCATCTCCTACGCTCAGGCCGCGCTCGGCGCTGCGATCAACGTGCCGACTCTCGATGGACCGCACGAACTGACCGTTCCCTCCGGAACACAGACCGGACACGTCTTCACCATTCGTGGCCAGGGCATCGTCGATCCTCGCAGCGGACGAACCGGCGACTTGCTGGTCCAGATCTTCATCGAAGTCCCCAAGAAGCTCAGCGACAAACAACAAAAACTGCTCCGCGAATTGGCCGAACTCGACCACGATTCAGTGCTTCCCGAACGCACTTCGTTTCTCGACAAACTTCGCCACTTTTTTGACCCCGAACCGGAAGACGCCAACACCGGCTCAACCGACACGGAGAAAGACTCATGA